From the genome of Nicotiana sylvestris chromosome 1, ASM39365v2, whole genome shotgun sequence:
TCTTATGACGAAGCTGAAGTGTTGgtttctcttaccgaacctgttgaaacTCCAATAACAATTCCTGACAATGACGTCACTCCCCATGATACTCGTGAGTCTATTGACCAACTTTTCATCAGCGGATTTGGCCGTGAAGATGTAGGACCTATTGTAGACGAAGTACCCTTATCTTCTTTTCCAACTCCCGTGTTTGTGGTTCCTTCCTTACCGGCCCCAGCTATTTCTGTTCCTTCTTCTACTACTTTCACCTCTTCTTCGGCTCCTCCTTTGACTATTCCCCCTCCTATCGTTCATCATACAGAAGCGagctcttcaagtagaagtgtCGCTATGAGGCAGGTAACTATTAAAGTTCCTGCCGAGTCAGCCTTTTGAGAAAGTCAGGTTAGGCAGATGTATGGTTGGAGCCTTTAATCGGCCCAATTGAAAAAGCCAAGTTGGAGAGTCATTGTTCCCTGActttaatgaatgatatcgtACATGCTACTTTGAAGGTACTTTCCTTCTCTTCCTTTTTTGCTTTATAATTCGACTATCTTTGAGGATTCTTACTTCCTTTTCCCCTTTTCAGGCCAACCTTATTGGCACAGAAATGATGAAAAGAATCACCCCCTTGGAGAAGATAGCACGTGACTCTCAGTCGGAAGCAATCAATTGGAAGGAGCAATTTGAGAGTACACAGATTAATATAGAAGACTTACAAGAGAGCAAGAGTACCTTAGAGCAGCGAGTGCGGGCTTTAACTTCAGAATTGGTAGTTGCAAAATCTTCTCAAGCCAAGCATAAAAAGACAAAGAACGTCTCGAGTCCTCCTTCTTAGAGCAACTATCTAAAgctagtgaagagatcagagagtTAAAAGCTCTTTTGGACCAAAAGGAAGTTTATGTTGGGGAGCTCGTGCAAAACTTGACTCAAGCACAAGAGAACCTCAGAATCTCTGCTGATAAAGTGCGTATTTTAGAATGctcccatgcctctcttcaagcttcccacaactccgccttggctgaaaataaAGAGCTAAAGAATGAGATCGCTacttgggaaaaggattatgagatccttgaagaaaaatctgccGTCGAGAcaagttgggcatttttgaattctcgtcgtgataccctacttgaagctggtcaagaaaacttcaacctggagtcggagttagctaagatcaaCGAAACAATTGAAAGGCTCAacaaactcaggacttcccttctcccgtggctgaagctcccgtgaatgttgaagctgatatGGGTATCCCAATTCTTTCAAGCCCAATCGAATTTGTTGTTGCAAGCCAAATTGAAACCACATATGTTGATGTAGATGCCCAAATTGAACCCACTGTTGTTGATGCTCCTACTTCGGTTCCTCAAACTTCTCACTGACCGGTTTCGAACATTCTAGTGATTTTGCTTTTGTTTTGGAAAACTATAATCAGACCCTTAACTTTATTTGAGGGTTTATTTTGAAGTCGtaagtccccaagtcttttatgggGCAATCTATATAAACAATCTcgtagttttatgactaagtttgTCCTTAGTCTTAGATTTTTACATCTTAAGAAGTTCTTAGTGTTATTATTATaaacttttgttttctttattcttgccttaatttttaaggacttacaaaataatttgcatttttattcttcgAAAATGCTTTTGTTATCCTcgtgactaattaatttgaacatgagttttataaaagagggcccttttatatttcgacacttaatgaagtagatgtctcaacttcataatggtgttaacatacgataaaagaaataggaacacatatgtttctttgaaataaattTGACAAGTTGTTATTGGAACTtataatactttacatgtatttgaagtacatctataactttctcgtaattGTTTTTCTTGTAATAGATTTTTACAAAAGAGGAGTAATAGGTAcggggtttttccttataacccatTTTAGCATATGGCCTTTACCCTAATTCCCTGACTATAATGAGGTTTTTTCTCTTTAGCCTCAGCTCGTGGCTCCATCTCGTaacttttactctgcacttgactcttttaggcttgattttCCGTCAATCTtatttgccttctttatacacatgtctaTGTATATCATGTAGTctcccaagtgtttgagtgttgaagtatgaagcctcgagcacttgatagttcctctcatttggtcctttttcctgaaaaggaaaaacatacgggactcggagagGCGATTATAGATGAAAACTGCATACCCCGTATTtatttctatcagaatagttgtaaccctaggccaggaattttaggttactTTGTGTGCCTTATAGGtcatgactcatcatttagtacgagatagctttttgcctatcatctaaaatcgttagtaaaattttaacaattcaaaaatgaaatatAAAATGGTTATACCTCACTGTGGGTttcccttagaaatagtatctcttcaaatgaacaatATTCTAATGTGAAGGTAGTACcctgccatccattgtttccagttcatatgctcctttccttgcaacatcacgaactttgtagggtccttcccatgttggacatAATTTTCCTGCGTTAGCTGCTtttgtagattgaaaaacctttttaagcatgaagtccccaattttgaagaacctgaagcgtgcttttctattgtagtatcgttctatgacatgcttttgtgctgccattcttattagtgcAGCTTCTCTCCTTGCTTCGAGTAAATCTAGATTGACCCGtatctcctcgtcattagattcttgtgtcaCCTGCGTGAATCGGGTACTCGGTTCTCCTATCTCGACTGGAATTAAAGTTTCagttccataaaccaatgaaaatggtaTTTCTCTCGTACTAGTTTTCGCTGTTgtacgatatgcccataaaacaccaggtagcaCTTCTGGCCAATTCCCTTTTGACTCTTCTAATAGTTTCTTTAAAAttttgataatgactttatttgttgattctgcttgcccattacccactggatgataAGGTGTAGACgctatccttttaatttgccaactttgaaggaATTCCGTGATCTGAGCTcctataaattgagggccattatcacatacgatctcctttggtacgccgaatcaacatatgatattccgccaaataaaatctctgacttccttttcttgcacctgtttgaatgcacctgcctccacccatttagtaaaataatcagtgataACAAGCAAAAACTTTACCTGTtttttgcttgtggtaatggacccatgatatccattccccatttcataaatggccatggcgcaatGACTGGATGTAATAATttcgcaggtctatgcatattattaccgtacctttggcatttatcacatttggccatGAAACTTTCCGCCTCTTCTTcgattttaggccagtaataacctgccctaattaaggttcttaccagtgatcttccacctgcgtgattcccgcaatgtccctcgtgtatttctctcattacatactctatttgcgaaggtccaaggcatcttgctaagggaccactgAACATTTTACGATACAGATTGCCTtgttttaagcagtaccgagTAGCCTTTCTTCGAAGCGCATAAACCTTTTTCTTGGTATTAGGGACgattccatactgcaaaaaagcaataatttcgttcctccaatcccaggttaagttattaaaatttacctcattcacatcaggatcaagaactgaatgaaataaatataTCATTGAGGCATTTGCATCATTTTCCACATcggctgcagatgcgagattagctagggtGTCTTCTTCAAGATTTTCGTCCCTGGGTATTTGTctaactttttaattttgaaattgttttatcaattcccgtaccttttccaagtactgctgcatccttgcttccctggtTGTATAAGTCCCTAGCATCTGATTGactacgagttgtgaatcactcttgattataatctgatttatgccaagttctaaacctgcaatcatagcctcatattctgcctcattgttagttatggaatgaCATTTGATAGCTTGCCGAATGGTTTCACCAGTAGGTGGTACCAATACGACCCCTAAACCTGCTCCTTTTACGTTACATaagccatcagtgaataaagtccaagttcctaggttagctccattgaacacctgCAATTCTTTTTTTGCTTCTAACTGCAttccctggctaaaatcagccacgaaattagctaatacttgtgattttatagcagttctaggttggtatgcaatttcgtattcacttaactctattgcccacatagctaacctacctgataactcatgcttatgtaatatgttACGTAAAGGGAAGGCAGTTACTACAatgataggatgacattgaaagtaaggtcttagctttctagatgccatgattaacaTAAGttcaagtttttctaactgaggatacctcgtctccacatctaacaaagatttacttacgtaatagataggggattgtttaccttgttcttctcggaccaaaacagTGTTTACCGCCACTTCCGAAATAGCAAGGTAAATGAGTAgtttttccccagcctttggttttgccagcaaaggtggatttgataagtacgttttcaaattcctaagtgcctgttgacattcctcattccattcaaaatgatcctgcttcttaagggctgagaagaatttaaaacacttctctgatgatctagaaatgaatcttcccaaagctgcaattcttccggttaatctttgaacttctttcttgtttgaaagtatgtcaggaatttcctcaatggctttaatctgtgtaggattcacttcaataccacggttagaaacaagaaaacccaaaaatttaCCTGAAGCAaagccaaatgcacatttttcgggatttagtttcatattaaatttgcgcaaaatcgaaaatgtgtcagataagtgtgatatgtgatcttttgagtactgagttttaacaagcatatcatctatatatacctccatggtctttcctaaatgctcttgaaacattttggtaactaatctctgatacgttgcacctgcattctttagaccaaagggcattactttataacagtaagtccccctgtctgttatgaatgaagttttttcttcatctttcggatccattttaatctgattataacctgaatatgaaTCTAAAAAATTTAACAGCTCGTGACCTGCAGTtacatcaatcaattgatctatatgtggtagtgaaaaagaatctttagggcagacTTTGTTAAGATcggtgtaatctacacaaacccgccatTTACCGTTCTTCTTTAGAACCACAATAGTGTtcgctaaccaattaggatactttacctctcaaATGGAACCAATTtctagcaatttttggactttttcttgaatcacctgattcttgaaagctccttgctttcttttcttttgcttcacaggggggtatgatggatcttcatttagtttatgagtcatcacctctGGTGGTACTCctgtcatgtcagagtgggaccaagcaaagcagtcaatgttagttttcaaaaattcaattaacttacctttcattccttGGTCAAGATTGGCTCctacatagacttttttatcaggccattcagcaaataacacgacaggctctaattcctctatcgttgttttagtattttcattctcttctggttcttgaatggtatcatgccttgagtctacatctgttTGCCCTTGTTCAGTCGAGGTTTGTGTTGTGAAGTCCTCAACTGctttctgtgattgctatttacctTCATTTCTCATGCTTGTATTTGCAACGGAGTTGATAGCCCTGGATATAtgttgatctccacgaatttgacagattccccatggcgatggaaatttaataacttgatgcaaggtcgAAGGAACAGCATCCATTTCGTAGATCCAGGGTCTCCCAAGAATCATGTTATAAGCCATCTCCATGTCtactacctggaactttgtatctttgatgaCCCCTTCAGCAAATGTGGTAAGTATTACCTCTCCTTTCGTGACAACactggaattatcaaatccagatagagtatgtgtctttggtattactctatcttcagcttgcatctcacgtaatactcttagaAAAATAATATtgacggaactacctggatcaattaaaactcgtttcacattagtatcatgtacaattaaagatattactagtgcatcgttatgaggggttaatacgccGTCTGTATAtgcatcattgaatgtaataCTGTCTTTCTCTAAAACATGTCGCACCCGTTTTCCTTGGGTAATTGTTACTTTGGAAATTTTATTAGTTGCAGTATATGATATACCATTGACGTCTttacccccacttataacgttaacagttcttttgggagaaggtggttttggaggctcctgtctgttcttcatgtaagcttgcttgcctttctcactgaacaactcagtaagatatccttgttttaataaatgatcaactttaCTTTGTAAGAATctgcaatctgctgttttatgcTCGTAGTCATTATGAAAAccgcaccaatggtcagggttgcgcctgtttggatttgatctcatTCCTTTGGCCAccgaaccttatctcccatgcttctcaaaacagccacgAGCTCAGAGGTGCTGACATTGAAGTTATAACcaccgaatcttgcttttaaatttctatcatcatctcgtgactctttgTTGTTTGCTCATTCCTGAATTTTGATGAAGAACCTaattctctgtttcttgatctaTGATCATACCTTTGATTATCATGCTTTGACCATGAGTCTTTTCCCGAAGGTCCCATATAaggctcgtacctgtttttaccggaccttttttcggtCTCTGCCCATCTCGaacttatcttttcttctttttggaattgcggaacagtatcttcctcaatcctcaacttcgtgctatacctgttataaacatcattccacgttgtagctggtaattctcgaaggctttccttaAGTTTCCTCGTAGCTTCCGAActcttttcattcaaattacttatGAAAGTTATCGCTGCCCAGTTGTCAGGTACGCgtggcaatgtcattctttcacgctgaaatctatccacgaattctctaagtagttcagagtccccttgcttgattttaaaatatcatccattcttttctctactttttgagctcccgagtgtgctttgatgaaagaatctgcaagctcagcaaaagaatttatagaattttcgggtaaaagagaataccacgttaatgctcctttggtgagtgtttcaccaaattttttgactAAACTGATTCAATCTCCCGCTTAGTCAAATCGTTTCCTTTTACACCCATTGTGGACGCAGTCACGTGATCTCGtaggtctgttgttccatcatactttgaaatatcaggcattttgaactttttttggtattgggagtggagcagcacttggcttacAGGGTTGTTGCAaatatctatccatatctacccttttgattatgggcggcaccccgggtaactgctctatgcgctcactttgctccttaagctgtttctgcaaggttaatactaaattttgtaaatcagaattaattacattacctggttctctctcCTGTGATTTACTGGGAGTTCCACCGCTACCTGAATTAACAAGCCCAGAATGAGGGTTTTCCACAGTGTTATTATTTGAAgtaggtgtgggtgttgcaacaggtaactggttaacgagtgcctcaacagctttgttgacctgagcaacaattaatttctgcaaagcttcatcaacaacttcagcattttcaaattgagcatactcATTTATTTGAGACCCATCAGGAGTACCTTCACGAGATTGCCATGGAGAGCCTTGCGGAGTAGGAACTTGAATGTTAATATTCTGTGGACCTCCCTGACtttgttggttttattggttTCCTGGGGTGTTGTCATTGTTAGTCGGCataattgatgcaacaaggaaggttaagtgaaaagaaaatagattatcagattcccggtaacggaaccaatttgtttaaccaaaaaatagaatttcagtcaaagctagaatttagaagaacatgGGTTACTGATAAACAAAAGAATATGCAAAGAAAATTAATTTTGGGTAATTAGagtgtaatcaggagaaaaaacaagtaaatcaaagtATATTCCGATAATATCTCTTGTccctacaattgatcagatacctccttttataggtatcttgaagatatgtgttttccccaaatcataatgaggctactatgaataattaaagatattgaatgctacgttacataatcattataatcaatacaaattctctaacgtattcagtATTTAATGCCTGTCAAATTCTGTATCTGTGCTCTTTACtatggtcagatccattccttttgattcttggatataaatgacttaaacaGGTATGGcctcccgtgcctcttcctttgtccttgcttgtttctattgttgctcgtgcctcttgactaattataattctttgactatttgaccagtccacgtgtctcgaCACATCATCTTTATATAAatgtaatttttcccaatacacacccgctctttggcattcgtcacacctcttcacaaaatcacccccatctttgaacaaggtttgccaatagaatccacaactaagaactttcaaggcggtcctcaccccaccgtgatggccaccgtagggtgaagaatggcaagcctctaagatactcaattgttcttcctgtgggacacatctacgaatcacaccatccgtgcaaatcttgaacaagtattggCTCATCCCagtagaaatccaaactatcccgcttgagcttcttcatttggttagaagagagctcacacgggattactcttgtcacaaggtaattggcaatatcggcaaaccatggcatatcattcattgacaccgcaaggagttgttcattgggaaatgaatcattgttctcaaggccatcacaaggcctcccctcctcctccaaacgggacaagtggtccgccacttggttctcactacctttccggtccacaatttctagatcaaactcttgaagtagtaacactCATCACATCAATCTTGCATTGGAGTCTttttttgtcatcaagtacctaagggcgacatgatcggtgtgcactatgaccTTGAACCCCATAAGATACGGTCGGAActttccattgcaaacactatgGCCAATAACTCTTTTTCAGTAACCGTGTAGTTccttgagcctcattcatggtcttgcttgtgtAGTACAtcagatgaaatattttgttaaCCTTTTGACCCAAGACAGTCCCAAGCGCAacgtcacttgcatcacacatgatctcgaaaggcaagctccaatttggtgcggtaatgattggggtagtgatcaacttaagcttgagaagctcaaatgcttgcatacatcccttatcgaacacaaactttgcatccttttctagtagcttgcacaaagggtttaccacctttgaaaaatcttttataaacctctgGTAGaaccccgcgtgcccaagaaaactcttCACCCCTTGACGGAAatgggggaggaagccttgatatcacctctatcttggctttgtcaacttcaattccacgctttgaaatcttgtggcccaacactatgccttcctccactattgtttaaccaaaaaatgatattttagtcaaagctagaatttagaagaacacgggttactgataatcaaaagagtgcataaaaagaagtaatttaggtaacaagagagtaatcaagaaaaacaagtaaaccaaagttttATATCAATAGTATTTTGTGTACTTACAATTGATCAGATGTCTctcttttatagatatcttggggatatacgttttgcccaaatcataatgaggctattatgagtaattaaagacatttaaTGCTACATTACATAATTAttatattcaatacaaattctctaacgtattccacatttaatgcctattaaatgccatatttgcactcttttctattgtcagattcattcatTTTGATTCTCagacataaatgacttagataggtacgggTGATGGGTTATTTGTATTcctgcccgtgcctcttcctctgccatttgctcgtatctgttgcaactcgtgcctcttggttagttgtaattctttgaccatttgaccagtctacgtgtttCGACACGTATTCGACACGTCACCTctatatttaaatacaatttttcccaatacagatagtccccccagtttccatttatttatcagttgaatatttgggaagtggatttcattaaaagagaatttttgtcaccattaatgctatgaaaAACTGACTCTTCAATTgtcgcttccatttaatgctccaTACACGTGTCTTTTTTTCATTAGTTCTGCAGTTTTGCAACCCTTTTTCAAGGCTTTTTACGGCTCCACTATTCACGAAATGCCAGTTATCATTATTATAGTCCTTCCATCAgtgcacttttacctttggcggtggcgtattaatataaatataacttctctCCTTGTCTTTTACCACATAAAGCCTATTGAACACTTAATTCCTCACATTCTTCTTCTTTGCCATGTCTTCACCAAATCCTAATACTAGGATAGTTCCCATTGTTGATACCTTCCCTAACGCCCCCATTAGACATAGAAGGGGAGGTAGACTTCGTAGCTTAGGGTCTACTCGCGGTGGTGGTTCGTCTATACCTTCACCTAGTTCTGGTCCTtcttctagaaccagaggttccctttctcacagATCTTCTTCTAGGAataaagaaccttctgaaccatTACGTGAACCTTTATTAGAGGAAATAGTCCCTacaaaattatctttttaccatgatagggaatctcttagaaaccaggttTCCACCTTAGATCGTGCTGACgcttaccccactcaaattaTAGAAATTTTAACTCCTGTAGTTCGCAAAGATTgccattggagtaatgatttttccattattatccctaatccaaatcaaagaattacTTTTTACTTGAttgggttctcttttgtttatacataccctttcactttagggttcaaaccagctattgacccagttattcttgaattttgccgtttctttaatatctgtttgggtcaaattggcccaatcatatggagggttgttgcctgtcTGAGGCATCTAACCAATTTGGCTGACGTTTCCTTTACTTTCTCTCacctgattcatctttactcccctagACTTTTTCGTAATGGCGTTTTTATCCTAGTGGCCAGGAATAAGAGAGTTTTagtgagccctgaagatgacaaagacctTGGCTGGTACGCCCGATTTGTTGCtacccccactgttggtttagtgggtgagaataacgttcccttccctgagaagtgaaattttgcacgtaagttttttatccatctcgtacctttttccttcaagtttatcaacttctctaatttttgctccctttttttagcaaccatgggagtggtggaaaatattcccaatttttgtggttgggtagataaattgctgaaggccgcaccaatagatggtaggtcttggaaaacactttctaaccgttacggttggaaagtaaagactcatggtaagagtttttatTTCATCTGTCATGCATGTATGTATTTTCTTTAGGGTTCTAATTTctatccttctttttatcaggattttctattcgaggagttactgctgaagcagttgcGGCCTCTCATGTCTCTTCGGGAACTCTTACTCCTTCGGGAACCCGTATCTCTTTAGAAAGAGCCtgagaaatagtcttgggttcttcTTCTGCAAAAAGGAAAACTGTTAAAGAAGGATACTCTGAAGAAGAGAAAGATGGGGGTTCCCTGGTGACAAGGCCACGAGCTAGGAGACGCATCGTCTCTAATGATAAAGTTGAAGTTTCCCCTCGTCTTTTTGTTCCTCCTGTTGAAACCCCAGTAATAATTCCTGATGATGACGTCACTCCCCATGATACCCATGAATCTATTGATCAACTTTTCTTTAGTGGTTTTGGCAATGGAAGTTTAGGGCCTGTTTTAGATGAAATACCCTtatcttctttctcaacttccgTACTTGTGATTCCTTCCTTACCAGCCCCAGCTATTTCTGTTCCTTCTCTACTGGTTTCACATCCTCTACCACTCCTCCTTCAACAACTCCCCCTCCTATCATTCACCATACGGAAGcgggctcttcaagtagaagtgccgcTATGAGGAGGGTAACCATTGAAGTTCCTGCTGATAGCAGCCTTTTGAGGAAGTCAGTTCAGGCAAACGTATGGCTGGAACCTTTAATAGGtccaattgaaaaagcaaagctggagagccatagttccctgactctaatgaatgatatcgtgcatgccactttgaaggtactttccttctctctcttataaaaaaaatttatctttgggattcttatattcttatttcctttccttttttaggccaatcttatcggcacagaAATGATAAGCACAATCCCTCTCTTGGAGAAGGTAGCACGTGATTCTCAATTGGAGGCAatcaattggaaggaacaatttGAGAGTGCAAAAATTGATATGGAAGATTTAGAAGAAGGCAAGAGCACCCTAGAACAACAGGTGCGGGCTTTAACTTCAGAGTTAGCGGTTGCAAAGGCTTCCTCGAGCCAAGCAGAAAAAGACAAAGAATATCTTGAATCTTTCATCTCAGACCAACTATCTAAAGCTAGCAAAGAGaacagagagttgaaggctcttttgagtcaaaaagaagtttacgttggggagctcgtgcaaagcttaactcaagcacaagaagaccttcgAGTCTCGGCTGACAAGGTTCGTGCTTTAGAGAGAtcccatgcctctcttcaagcttcttacaaCTCCACCTTCGCTGAAAACGAAGAGCTAAAGAATGAGATTGCtgattgggaaaaggattatgagacccttgaagaaaaatctgttgttgaggtaatttgggcatttttgaattctcgtcgagataccctaattgaagctggccaagaaaacttcaacctggagttagagttagctaagatcaatgaaaccattgaaaaagctcagcaaactcaggagttcccttctcccgtggttgaagctcccgtaaatgttgaagctgatacgggtatcccaactcTTTCAAGCCCAACCGAGTCTATTgctgcaagccaagttgaaactgcatctgttgatgcacctgcccaaattgagcccaCTGCTATTGATGCTCCTGCTTTAGTTCCgcaaacttctcagtgaccagttttaatcatttgaatgattttgttttctgtttttattttgaaaaattgtaatcaaacccttagcttcatttgagggttggatttggaaacgcaagtccccaagtctttttggggcaatttgtataaataatttcatagctttatgactaagttcgtacttagtcttcagtttttagatattaagaagtttttca
Proteins encoded in this window:
- the LOC138874607 gene encoding golgin IMH1-like codes for the protein MRRVTIEVPADSSLLRKSVQANVWLEPLIGPIEKAKLESHSSLTLMNDIANLIGTEMISTIPLLEKVARDSQLEAINWKEQFESAKIDMEDLEEGKSTLEQQVRALTSELAVAKASSSQAEKDKEYLESFISDQLSKASKENRELKALLSQKEVYVGELVQSLTQAQEDLRVSADKVRALERSHASLQASYNSTFAENEELKNEIADWEKDYETLEEKSVVEQTQEFPSPVVEAPVNVEADTGIPTLSSPTESIAASQVETASVDAPAQIEPTAIDAPALVPQTSQ